A stretch of Bdellovibrionales bacterium CG10_big_fil_rev_8_21_14_0_10_45_34 DNA encodes these proteins:
- a CDS encoding MotA/TolQ/ExbB proton channel family protein — protein MFFIAAVGILVVALIIERFLAFQRMTLDKQSFTDTLFGMILRGDLRQAISFCDQRPAPLSNALKAGLVQAANKRPDEEIQVAMDSAVLRETPKIEGWTGFLAVFGNVATLIGLLGTIVGLITSFGAVEKADPAQKAEMLSLGISHALNCTAFGLSIAIPSLIFYGYFQVRSNRLSNDMVESSMTLMNLVVANRDKLKF, from the coding sequence ATGTTTTTCATTGCGGCGGTCGGTATTCTTGTCGTGGCACTCATTATCGAGCGCTTTCTAGCCTTTCAAAGGATGACCCTAGACAAGCAATCATTTACCGACACTCTCTTTGGAATGATTTTACGAGGAGATCTTAGGCAAGCGATAAGTTTTTGTGATCAAAGACCTGCGCCCCTCTCGAATGCCTTGAAGGCGGGGTTGGTACAGGCAGCGAACAAAAGGCCTGACGAAGAAATTCAGGTTGCTATGGATAGCGCGGTATTAAGGGAGACGCCGAAGATAGAGGGGTGGACTGGCTTTCTAGCTGTTTTCGGAAACGTCGCCACACTCATAGGTCTTCTTGGAACGATTGTTGGTCTAATTACTTCGTTTGGTGCTGTTGAAAAAGCAGACCCGGCACAAAAGGCGGAGATGCTCTCGCTAGGTATCTCGCACGCTCTTAATTGTACAGCGTTCGGCTTATCGATTGCGATACCCTCGCTCATTTTTTACGGATACTTTCAAGTTCGTTCTAATCGACTTTCAAATGATATGG